Proteins encoded by one window of Candidatus Scalindua japonica:
- a CDS encoding response regulator, producing the protein MNNRVLLVDDEETIRYVLRESLVSEGYEVDVAQDAFQALEHLKQAQYDLIITDIKMHGMDGIQLIREIKKSISDLKIIIITAYGSLETVKEAAKLGVVEMISKPFKIREIKDVIVRMLNEGSISKDTERERTCLLRTNGEIGLSKSDNLLKPDGLSYFFDGPACQPKSTVVFDSYSINNNKSTLIFGNINVQSEHHRDWWENRQIGIMIKTLFRLKTGKTPKAIIDRINEFLYRNIQPHINLSMLCVHIDKRKRVIRYVNSGCNLVCTMIAPDGEVEIMEANPYPLGVSSEIDIIEGSMPYSYENRLMLSRSNSMSKIVEEGNVIKRRVENALMNINGLQKENIENVTIDTAISNDREVSLDEETILLISLDKNCENRSTSGSRRKLDKMIAASIITSN; encoded by the coding sequence TTGAATAACAGGGTTTTATTGGTAGATGATGAGGAAACCATCAGGTATGTTCTCAGGGAGTCTTTGGTTAGTGAGGGCTATGAGGTTGATGTGGCCCAAGACGCTTTTCAGGCGCTTGAGCATTTGAAGCAGGCACAATATGACTTGATTATAACTGACATTAAGATGCATGGTATGGATGGTATCCAATTAATACGTGAGATTAAGAAAAGCATCTCAGATTTAAAGATAATTATTATTACTGCATACGGCTCTCTCGAAACAGTCAAAGAAGCAGCAAAATTGGGTGTCGTTGAAATGATTAGTAAACCCTTTAAAATACGGGAGATTAAAGATGTAATTGTAAGAATGTTAAATGAAGGTAGTATCTCAAAAGATACTGAAAGAGAAAGAACATGCCTGTTGCGGACAAATGGGGAGATAGGGTTGTCAAAATCCGATAATCTCTTGAAACCGGATGGCCTGTCTTATTTCTTTGACGGTCCTGCATGTCAGCCAAAAAGTACTGTCGTATTCGATTCATACTCTATTAACAATAATAAGTCTACATTGATATTTGGGAATATTAATGTTCAGAGTGAACATCATAGAGATTGGTGGGAGAACCGGCAGATAGGTATAATGATCAAGACATTATTTAGATTGAAAACAGGCAAAACGCCAAAAGCTATTATCGATAGAATCAATGAGTTTTTGTATAGGAATATTCAGCCACATATCAATTTGTCGATGTTATGTGTACATATTGATAAACGAAAGAGAGTCATTCGATATGTTAATAGCGGGTGTAACCTTGTCTGTACTATGATAGCTCCGGACGGAGAGGTCGAGATAATGGAAGCAAATCCTTATCCGTTGGGCGTTTCTTCTGAAATTGACATAATTGAAGGTTCTATGCCGTATTCATATGAAAACAGATTGATGTTGTCACGAAGTAATTCAATGTCAAAAATTGTTGAAGAAGGTAACGTCATAAAAAGGAGAGTTGAAAATGCTTTAATGAATATAAACGGCTTACAAAAGGAAAATATTGAAAATGTTACAATAGATACAGCGATATCAAATGACCGGGAGGTCAGCTTAGATGAAGAGACGATATTACTAATCAGCCTTGATAAGAATTGCGAGAATCGGTCAACTAGCGGTAGCAGGCGTAAATTAGACAAAATGATTGCAGCGTCCATTATAACCTCCAACTAG
- a CDS encoding tetratricopeptide repeat protein, whose product MIKKLKLKINSLIGTTSGYKGIIFINLCILALVLGLMFIQYNWISKEKKALKSMIDKQGKERKTKGFGLKKSSKKLAKGTVKNKKKTGLTSGLLQTRKITKYNLANSIKNADMYFDYDQYGKAVVAYKRVINSKITFDESDRVLSRLAESYYKLEKYEKAIELYGKVSNDYLKSPYRLSAQLGLGECLILTGNYDEARRVLYEVAGQESRYTEEKDKNMVIEAHYKIAESYIKQANHSLKKDGAKHNTVKVY is encoded by the coding sequence ATGATTAAAAAATTAAAACTTAAAATAAATTCATTAATTGGGACAACAAGTGGGTATAAGGGGATTATATTTATTAACCTTTGTATCCTTGCTCTTGTTTTAGGGCTGATGTTTATCCAATATAATTGGATTAGCAAAGAAAAAAAGGCTCTTAAATCCATGATAGACAAACAGGGAAAAGAGAGAAAGACCAAAGGATTCGGTCTTAAGAAATCTTCAAAAAAATTAGCAAAAGGAACGGTTAAAAATAAAAAGAAGACTGGTTTAACAAGTGGACTCTTGCAAACAAGGAAAATAACTAAATATAACCTTGCGAATAGTATAAAAAATGCAGACATGTATTTTGATTATGATCAGTACGGAAAGGCAGTCGTTGCATATAAAAGGGTGATAAATTCTAAAATCACGTTTGATGAGAGTGACAGGGTTCTCAGCCGTTTAGCTGAAAGTTATTATAAGTTAGAAAAATATGAAAAAGCAATAGAACTATATGGAAAAGTATCAAATGATTATTTGAAGAGTCCTTATAGACTGAGCGCTCAACTGGGACTGGGAGAGTGTTTAATTTTAACTGGTAATTATGATGAGGCCAGAAGGGTTTTATATGAAGTGGCAGGTCAGGAATCCAGATATACTGAAGAAAAGGATAAAAATATGGTGATTGAAGCACATTATAAAATCGCTGAAAGTTATATTAAGCAGGCAAACCATTCTTTGAAGAAAGATGGCGCCAAACATAATACGGTTAAAGTATATTAG
- a CDS encoding sigma-54-dependent transcriptional regulator, protein MNDAKSMGNTDSQDGVKPVILVVDDEETIRFCLQEALAVEGYKVHTEDNGENSLKLIKKIIPDLVMLDLKMPGMNGLDLLKEIKSYDQNILVILLTGHASVDSAVNAMKAGAFDYLEKPFKMEHIKVVIERALSTQSLMREVSRLREKANIACSGDIVAVSKEMKKVFEHVKIIAQSPSSTVLIQGESGTGKELIANYVHMMSARNKYRFMEVNCAALTENLLEAELFGYEKGSFTGASTTGKAGLFEATQRGTMFLDEIGEMSLPLQAKLLRVLQERKFKRVGGIDDINVDVRIVASTNRDLEEEVKKGTFRKDLFYRLRVLPVYLCALRERKDDIIPLVKHYIHTFNKEFHKNINNIPPEVEGALRNYDWPGNVRELKNVVERAVLLSNNSMLSAEHLLLGSETATTESGSGEDTDQSIATVEKLHITEVLKETSWRMTKASKILGINRTTLYNKIKHYDIKQ, encoded by the coding sequence ATGAATGATGCAAAATCGATGGGTAATACGGATAGCCAGGATGGCGTGAAGCCAGTAATTTTAGTGGTGGACGATGAAGAGACGATCAGATTTTGTTTACAAGAGGCATTGGCGGTTGAGGGGTACAAAGTTCATACAGAGGATAATGGGGAAAATTCTTTAAAATTAATTAAGAAAATTATTCCTGACCTTGTGATGCTGGATTTGAAGATGCCTGGAATGAATGGTCTGGATTTGCTGAAAGAGATAAAATCATATGATCAGAACATACTTGTAATTCTATTAACCGGTCATGCCTCTGTAGATTCGGCCGTGAACGCGATGAAGGCAGGCGCTTTTGATTATCTTGAGAAACCATTTAAAATGGAACATATCAAGGTAGTGATAGAAAGAGCATTGAGTACTCAATCACTAATGAGAGAAGTTTCAAGGTTGAGGGAAAAAGCAAATATAGCCTGTAGTGGTGACATTGTTGCTGTCAGTAAGGAAATGAAGAAGGTTTTTGAACATGTGAAGATAATTGCGCAGAGTCCTTCAAGTACAGTGTTAATACAGGGAGAGAGCGGGACAGGGAAAGAGTTGATTGCCAACTATGTCCACATGATGAGCGCGAGAAATAAATATAGATTTATGGAAGTTAATTGTGCTGCATTAACAGAGAATCTACTTGAAGCGGAGTTATTTGGTTATGAAAAGGGTTCATTCACCGGGGCTTCAACTACAGGAAAAGCTGGTTTGTTTGAGGCAACCCAGAGAGGTACAATGTTTCTTGATGAGATTGGAGAAATGAGTCTGCCATTACAAGCAAAATTGCTCAGAGTTTTACAGGAAAGAAAATTCAAGAGGGTTGGAGGGATAGATGATATTAATGTAGACGTAAGAATAGTTGCGTCTACCAATCGTGATTTAGAAGAAGAAGTGAAGAAGGGTACATTTAGAAAAGATCTTTTTTATCGATTAAGAGTTTTACCTGTATATTTATGCGCGTTGAGGGAGAGAAAAGATGATATTATCCCGCTTGTAAAACACTATATTCATACCTTTAACAAAGAGTTTCACAAGAATATTAATAATATTCCACCGGAAGTAGAAGGGGCTTTAAGGAACTATGATTGGCCGGGAAACGTGAGGGAACTGAAGAACGTTGTTGAAAGAGCAGTGTTACTTTCAAATAATTCAATGCTTTCAGCCGAGCACCTGTTATTGGGTTCAGAGACGGCAACAACAGAGAGTGGGTCAGGCGAAGATACTGACCAATCTATTGCAACTGTTGAGAAGCTGCATATAACGGAAGTGCTTAAAGAGACCTCATGGCGTATGACCAAGGCATCTAAAATACTGGGTATTAATCGAACTACATTATACAACAAGATTAAGCATTATGATATTAAACAATAG
- a CDS encoding histidine kinase dimerization/phospho-acceptor domain-containing protein, with amino-acid sequence MEKDNVSHQKKLGQILVEDGQINDSDIEKALCLQEKNQEYQLLGVILLKMNLITKAELSAALNKQIEKSGNDEKSGVDVSDDEGVKIIVEKYKETEYFNDLHELMAIVTHKVRNPLAGISAAAEVLKERTGNDSANEKFFEMIFKEVDRLENLVKDLFKAFSKK; translated from the coding sequence ATGGAAAAAGATAATGTTTCACATCAAAAAAAACTGGGGCAGATTTTAGTTGAAGATGGTCAAATTAATGATTCTGATATTGAAAAAGCGCTATGCCTGCAGGAAAAAAACCAGGAGTATCAACTTTTGGGTGTAATCCTGCTGAAGATGAATTTAATTACAAAGGCAGAGTTGTCTGCTGCATTGAACAAACAGATAGAGAAATCTGGTAATGATGAGAAATCCGGTGTTGATGTAAGCGATGATGAAGGAGTAAAAATCATTGTAGAAAAATATAAAGAAACTGAATACTTTAATGACCTGCACGAACTGATGGCTATAGTTACTCATAAAGTACGAAATCCGCTGGCGGGTATCTCAGCGGCAGCAGAGGTACTGAAGGAGAGAACAGGGAATGATAGCGCAAATGAAAAATTCTTTGAGATGATTTTTAAGGAAGTTGATCGTCTGGAGAACTTGGTGAAAGACCTTTTTAAGGCATTCTCAAAGAAATAG
- a CDS encoding tetratricopeptide repeat protein, with the protein MYLFTILSVLNLSYGSIAADELSEKEAMLLNLSLDEYKERVENEKKILGGLKKLLNLRQREASFDEEVATQLVTENKNLSINKRMGNYDTVLYSIRADLVSIDEILQSLVTASGKRIIIDDDIDRKRLSSVISIYLENTPLVDIIDIIFGAKGLETIISENLIFVTLPAKLNVSSAYGYYQEKAIQTYQKVMIKYPKYEGVVRAYYELGNFYLASNFPSIALQEYKIVIANYPDHELTKNSMLNVGQCYEMLDDVENAKVSYLKYVNSYPHSNDTDDTYLKIGDLWSKQENYEKAIEVYKYIIKEYYDKDTAMFARLRLGNSFINTGDYDVALQLFLSMKKEFQNVNKNSELTENAHIENKVEGQSHQFQQDGGKAGDASLVSEHFIMPDKLRYELEYQIGNCCYLLGKYDEAIRVLKNFSLYEQNNEMLDKAYYKLADCFFMKQDYLTAFQLYKNALAEFPDSSLAPYGFYYSGKTLRKMKMLDNAIATLKQGLSKHKDSIYVDRMKFEIGLCYLDDENYKRSLGVFEELLEGNKDKNMSVKANIYAGVSLAQEKQHEKAIEYFQKALVGETLEKRKDWVSKLVGDSYAELGLLAEAVKSYQQ; encoded by the coding sequence GTGTATCTGTTTACGATATTGTCTGTTCTGAATTTATCGTATGGATCTATAGCGGCTGATGAACTCAGTGAAAAAGAAGCCATGTTGTTAAATTTGTCACTTGATGAGTATAAAGAAAGAGTTGAAAATGAGAAAAAGATATTGGGGGGGTTAAAAAAATTACTGAATTTAAGACAACGAGAAGCCTCATTTGATGAAGAAGTGGCGACTCAGTTGGTCACAGAAAATAAAAATTTATCTATAAACAAGAGGATGGGTAATTATGATACAGTTTTATATTCAATCAGGGCCGATTTAGTTTCTATTGATGAGATACTGCAGTCATTAGTTACTGCGAGCGGGAAGAGGATTATTATCGATGACGATATTGACAGGAAGAGATTGTCTTCGGTAATTTCCATTTATCTCGAAAATACTCCTTTAGTAGACATAATTGACATTATTTTCGGTGCTAAAGGTCTTGAGACAATTATAAGTGAAAATTTAATCTTTGTCACTTTGCCTGCAAAATTAAATGTAAGTTCCGCTTATGGTTATTATCAGGAGAAGGCGATTCAGACATATCAGAAAGTAATGATAAAATATCCGAAATATGAGGGAGTCGTGCGAGCATATTATGAACTGGGGAATTTTTATCTTGCTTCTAACTTTCCGTCAATAGCGTTACAGGAATATAAGATCGTAATTGCGAATTATCCGGATCATGAATTAACAAAAAATTCAATGCTTAATGTTGGACAGTGTTATGAAATGCTGGATGATGTGGAAAATGCAAAAGTAAGTTATTTGAAATATGTAAATAGTTATCCTCACTCAAATGATACGGACGACACGTATCTTAAAATTGGTGATTTATGGAGCAAACAAGAAAACTATGAGAAGGCAATAGAGGTTTATAAGTATATAATTAAAGAGTATTATGATAAAGATACGGCCATGTTTGCTCGTTTACGACTGGGGAATTCTTTTATTAATACAGGGGATTATGATGTGGCATTGCAACTATTCTTGAGTATGAAGAAGGAATTCCAGAATGTAAATAAAAATTCAGAGTTAACGGAAAATGCGCATATTGAGAATAAGGTAGAAGGTCAGTCTCATCAATTCCAGCAGGATGGTGGCAAGGCAGGAGATGCTAGTTTAGTGTCTGAACATTTTATCATGCCTGACAAATTGCGCTATGAATTAGAGTATCAGATTGGTAATTGCTGTTATTTACTGGGTAAATATGATGAAGCGATCAGGGTTTTGAAAAACTTCAGTTTATATGAACAGAACAATGAGATGCTTGATAAGGCTTACTATAAACTGGCAGACTGTTTTTTTATGAAGCAGGATTATTTAACAGCATTTCAATTGTACAAAAATGCATTAGCAGAATTTCCTGACAGTAGTTTAGCACCATACGGTTTTTATTATAGTGGAAAAACATTACGCAAAATGAAAATGCTTGATAATGCAATAGCGACACTTAAACAAGGCCTAAGCAAACACAAGGATAGTATATATGTGGATAGGATGAAGTTTGAAATTGGGTTATGTTATCTCGATGATGAAAATTACAAAAGGTCTTTAGGTGTATTTGAAGAACTTTTAGAAGGAAACAAAGATAAAAACATGTCGGTTAAAGCAAACATTTATGCAGGAGTAAGCCTGGCGCAGGAGAAACAGCATGAAAAAGCAATTGAATATTTCCAGAAAGCTCTAGTAGGAGAGACATTAGAAAAACGAAAAGATTGGGTTTCAAAATTAGTTGGTGATTCCTATGCTGAGCTTGGATTACTTGCCGAAGCGGTAAAATCATATCAACAATAA
- a CDS encoding tetratricopeptide repeat protein: MNKQIIISVIFGILNLCIVSNVFCVEKSLDTHDMSVDEMEAMLMDLKRERAELDKLKSEFKGTFRMKADMPEVQTEENVDTRSKVVLTNFKKKSIGKKEELVVKKTGSPVDKDSKDAMEIITLKNEGEDIEESERLEVNEGDEIIHPFEIAENLYKLGEYKTALDIYQLIIKKDIIKDKKVWISYQIANCYRKLGLYSEAMEAYREMQEVYEGTYWAKQSQWYIQEIMWRAEVEEKMEKVIER; the protein is encoded by the coding sequence ATGAATAAACAAATTATAATATCAGTTATATTTGGCATACTAAATCTATGTATTGTCAGTAATGTATTTTGTGTGGAAAAAAGTCTTGATACTCATGATATGAGTGTGGATGAGATGGAAGCCATGCTTATGGATTTAAAGAGAGAAAGAGCTGAGTTGGATAAACTAAAATCAGAGTTTAAAGGTACATTCAGGATGAAGGCTGACATGCCGGAAGTACAGACGGAAGAAAATGTAGATACCAGAAGTAAAGTAGTATTAACAAATTTCAAAAAAAAGAGCATTGGTAAAAAAGAGGAACTTGTAGTAAAGAAAACCGGCTCTCCTGTTGATAAGGATAGTAAAGATGCTATGGAAATTATTACACTTAAGAATGAAGGTGAAGATATCGAGGAAAGTGAGAGACTGGAGGTTAATGAAGGAGATGAAATTATACATCCTTTTGAAATTGCAGAAAATTTATACAAATTAGGTGAGTACAAGACAGCACTGGATATATATCAGTTGATTATTAAAAAGGATATAATAAAAGACAAAAAAGTCTGGATTTCATATCAAATTGCAAATTGTTATAGAAAATTGGGTTTATATAGTGAAGCAATGGAAGCGTATAGAGAAATGCAAGAAGTATACGAGGGTACTTACTGGGCTAAACAGTCACAGTGGTATATTCAGGAGATAATGTGGCGTGCTGAGGTAGAAGAAAAAATGGAAAAGGTTATCGAGAGATGA